In a genomic window of Calderihabitans maritimus:
- the lonB gene encoding ATP-dependent protease LonB: protein MLDYAAGIGGFLGFVQIFFAIVIGLYFWNLLKTQHVNKIAVDKESKKELEKLQKLRKIALTEPLSEKTRPTKFEEIIGQDEGLKVLRAALCGPNPQHVIIYGPPGVGKTAAARLVLEEAKKNPKSPFREDAKFVEIDGATARFDERGIADPLIGSVHDPIYQGAGPLGMAGIPQPKPGAVTKAHGGVLFIDEIGELHPIQINKLLKVLEDRKVILESAYYSSEDTNIPNHIHDIFQNGLPADFRLIGATTRMPEEIPPAIRSRCMEVFFRSLRPEEIAIIARNAADKMEFSIEDKGVEVISKYATNGREAVNIVQIAGGIALTQGRSYISTEDIEWVVNSGQYLPRPDKKIPSQPQVGLVNGLAVYGPNMGTLVELEASVIPVAKGRGQVVVTGVVEEEEMGGSSGRKMRRKSMAKESVENVITVLRRHFDVDPRDYDIHINFPGGIPIDGPSAGVAIATAIYSAITDVPVDNTVAMTGEISIRGNVKPVGGIVAKVEAARLAGVKKVIIPQENWQEIFRELNDIEVMPVENLEKAIKHALVPKEKKVASGTLSGQVDLFTASRL, encoded by the coding sequence CCATCGTTATTGGCCTGTATTTTTGGAATTTGCTTAAAACTCAACATGTCAATAAAATAGCGGTCGATAAAGAATCTAAAAAAGAGTTGGAAAAACTTCAGAAACTGCGAAAGATTGCTCTTACAGAACCTCTTTCTGAAAAAACCAGGCCGACCAAGTTTGAAGAAATTATCGGGCAGGATGAAGGTCTTAAAGTGTTGCGGGCGGCCCTTTGCGGCCCTAACCCTCAGCATGTAATCATTTACGGGCCACCAGGGGTAGGAAAGACAGCAGCTGCCCGCTTGGTCTTAGAGGAGGCGAAAAAGAATCCTAAATCACCTTTTAGAGAAGATGCTAAGTTTGTGGAGATAGACGGGGCCACGGCACGTTTTGACGAAAGGGGTATTGCCGATCCATTGATCGGATCAGTCCATGACCCTATTTATCAGGGAGCCGGTCCCTTAGGTATGGCCGGAATTCCTCAACCCAAGCCCGGTGCCGTGACCAAAGCTCACGGAGGAGTATTGTTCATAGATGAAATTGGAGAACTTCATCCTATTCAAATAAACAAACTTCTTAAGGTTTTAGAGGATCGGAAAGTAATCCTGGAAAGTGCTTATTACAGCTCCGAAGATACAAATATTCCCAACCATATACATGATATCTTTCAAAATGGTCTACCGGCTGATTTCCGGTTAATAGGGGCAACTACCAGGATGCCGGAAGAGATACCCCCGGCTATTCGCTCACGGTGTATGGAAGTGTTTTTTCGCTCCCTGCGGCCGGAAGAGATTGCTATCATAGCCCGTAACGCGGCGGATAAGATGGAGTTTTCCATCGAAGATAAAGGTGTAGAAGTAATTAGTAAATATGCTACCAACGGACGTGAGGCGGTGAATATTGTTCAAATTGCCGGTGGGATAGCTCTGACTCAAGGTAGAAGTTATATAAGCACCGAAGACATCGAGTGGGTTGTTAACAGTGGCCAGTACTTGCCTAGGCCAGATAAAAAGATTCCCAGCCAACCTCAGGTTGGATTAGTCAACGGGCTAGCTGTTTATGGCCCTAACATGGGTACGTTGGTAGAACTGGAAGCCTCGGTAATACCGGTAGCCAAGGGAAGAGGGCAGGTAGTGGTTACTGGTGTGGTAGAAGAAGAAGAAATGGGTGGTAGTAGCGGCAGAAAGATGCGACGGAAAAGTATGGCCAAAGAATCGGTAGAAAATGTGATTACAGTACTGCGTCGTCATTTCGACGTTGACCCCAGGGATTATGATATTCACATCAATTTCCCCGGCGGTATTCCCATTGACGGTCCGTCAGCAGGGGTCGCCATAGCTACTGCTATTTATTCGGCAATAACCGATGTTCCGGTGGACAACACAGTAGCCATGACCGGGGAAATTTCTATCCGGGGTAACGTGAAACCGGTAGGAGGTATAGTGGCCAAAGTAGAAGCCGCCCGGCTGGCGGGTGTGAAAAAAGTAATCATTCCCCAAGAGAACTGGCAGGAAATTTTTCGTGAATTAAATGACATCGAAGTAATGCCAGTAGAGAATTTAGAAAAAGCAATTAAACATGCTTTGGTACCCAAAGAGAAAAAGGTTGCCTCCGGTACACTTTCCGGTCAGGTTGACTTATTTACTGCTTCAAGGCTATAA
- the lon gene encoding endopeptidase La, translating to MKGTAESPLRTIPLLPLRGVLVFPYMVIHLDVGRERSVKAIDQAMIEDRQIFLVMQKEAQTDEPTEEDIYRIGTIAEIKQLLKLPGGTIRVLVEGVKRARIKKYLAYDPYIKVEVEEHVEDTEITPEIEALMRNLVNHFEQYVKVSKKIPPETVVSVVTLEEPARLADVIASHLALKLTDRQAVLEALDVKERLELLARILSKEMEILELERKINMRVRKQMEKTQKEYYLREQLKAIQKELGEKDERVAEGEELRERIRKAKLPKDIRQKALKEVERLEKMPPMVAEATVVRNYLDWLLALPWNKETRDRLDIGVAEEILDEDHYGLREVKDRILEYLAIRKLAKKMKGPILCFVGPPGVGKTSLAKSIARALQRKFVRMSLGGVRDEAEIRGHRRTYVGAMPGRIIQGIRQAGSKNPVFLLDEIDKMSMDFRGDPSAALLEVLDPEQNSSFSDHYIEVPFDLSKVLFITTANVQYSIPRPLLDRMEVIYISGYTEEEKVKIAQNYLLPKQLKEHGLKSKQLQLSENAIRRIIREYTREAGVRNLERQIATICRKTARDIVAGKTERVTVNMKNLESFLGIPRYRYGAAEKENEVGVATGLAWTQTGGDVLSVEATILKGKGGLTLTGKLGEVMKESAQAGFSYIRSKAGDLNIEEGFHEKYDIHIHVPEGAIPKDGPSAGITMATALASALTGRPVRRDVAMTGEITLRGRVLPVGGIKEKVLAAHRAGIKTIILPRENEKQLEEIPPHVRRKLRFVLVEHMDEVLSTALVQEEA from the coding sequence ATGAAAGGAACGGCTGAGTCGCCGCTACGAACGATTCCTTTGTTACCCCTGCGGGGGGTTCTGGTATTTCCGTATATGGTCATTCATCTGGATGTAGGGCGGGAGCGTTCAGTTAAGGCTATTGACCAGGCTATGATTGAAGATAGACAGATATTCCTGGTGATGCAAAAAGAGGCGCAGACTGATGAGCCTACTGAAGAGGACATTTACCGCATAGGTACTATAGCTGAGATCAAGCAACTTCTAAAATTACCCGGTGGAACTATCAGAGTATTAGTAGAAGGGGTCAAGAGAGCTAGAATCAAAAAATATTTGGCTTATGATCCCTATATCAAAGTGGAAGTCGAAGAGCATGTAGAAGACACGGAAATCACTCCGGAGATAGAAGCTCTAATGCGGAACTTGGTGAACCACTTTGAACAATATGTTAAAGTGAGTAAGAAAATACCGCCGGAGACAGTAGTTTCGGTAGTTACTCTTGAGGAACCGGCGCGTCTGGCTGATGTTATTGCCTCTCACCTAGCCTTAAAGCTTACCGATAGACAAGCAGTGCTAGAAGCCCTTGATGTCAAGGAACGGTTGGAGCTTTTAGCCCGCATATTGAGTAAGGAAATGGAAATTCTCGAGTTGGAACGCAAAATCAACATGCGGGTACGTAAACAGATGGAAAAAACCCAGAAAGAATATTATTTGAGGGAACAGTTGAAGGCCATTCAAAAGGAGTTAGGAGAAAAGGACGAAAGGGTTGCGGAAGGAGAGGAACTGCGGGAACGGATTAGAAAAGCAAAGTTGCCGAAAGATATCCGGCAGAAGGCGCTGAAAGAAGTTGAACGACTGGAAAAGATGCCACCTATGGTAGCTGAGGCTACAGTGGTAAGAAATTACCTTGACTGGTTACTGGCTCTTCCTTGGAATAAAGAAACCAGAGACCGGTTAGATATAGGCGTTGCCGAAGAGATCTTAGACGAAGACCACTACGGGCTCCGGGAAGTGAAAGATAGAATTCTGGAGTACCTGGCCATAAGGAAACTTGCCAAGAAGATGAAAGGCCCTATTCTGTGCTTTGTAGGGCCTCCAGGAGTGGGCAAAACGTCTTTGGCCAAATCTATTGCTCGAGCCTTGCAGCGTAAATTTGTCCGCATGTCCTTGGGCGGGGTGCGGGACGAAGCAGAAATTCGGGGTCACCGCCGTACCTACGTGGGAGCAATGCCGGGAAGAATTATTCAGGGGATACGGCAGGCAGGTTCCAAGAATCCGGTATTTCTGCTGGATGAGATTGACAAAATGAGTATGGATTTCCGCGGAGATCCCTCGGCGGCTCTACTGGAAGTACTAGATCCGGAACAAAATAGCAGTTTTAGTGACCATTATATTGAGGTGCCTTTCGACCTTTCTAAAGTACTGTTCATTACAACGGCCAATGTTCAATATTCTATTCCCCGTCCCCTACTGGACCGGATGGAAGTAATTTATATCTCAGGGTACACAGAGGAAGAAAAAGTAAAAATAGCCCAAAACTATTTATTGCCCAAACAGCTTAAAGAACATGGACTAAAATCTAAACAACTGCAACTGTCGGAAAATGCTATCCGGAGGATAATACGGGAATATACTCGGGAAGCAGGAGTAAGGAATCTAGAAAGACAAATTGCTACCATCTGTCGTAAGACCGCTAGGGACATTGTGGCGGGGAAGACAGAACGGGTTACGGTTAACATGAAAAACCTAGAAAGTTTCTTGGGTATACCTCGTTATCGTTATGGAGCAGCAGAAAAGGAAAATGAAGTAGGAGTGGCTACTGGACTTGCCTGGACCCAAACCGGGGGCGACGTTCTCAGTGTGGAGGCTACTATTCTGAAAGGTAAAGGTGGTCTTACTTTGACCGGCAAACTGGGGGAGGTAATGAAAGAATCGGCTCAAGCTGGTTTCAGCTACATTCGTTCCAAAGCTGGCGACCTAAATATAGAAGAGGGTTTTCATGAGAAATACGATATTCACATTCATGTTCCCGAGGGAGCTATTCCTAAAGATGGACCTTCGGCGGGAATTACTATGGCTACAGCGTTGGCTTCCGCCCTGACTGGCCGGCCGGTTCGAAGAGATGTGGCTATGACGGGTGAGATAACCTTACGAGGCAGGGTACTGCCGGTAGGAGGAATCAAAGAGAAGGTGCTGGCTGCTCACCGGGCCGGAATTAAAACTATTATCTTACCCCGTGAGAATGAGAAACAGTTGGAAGAAATTCCGCCGCATGTCAGGAGGAAATTGCGCTTTGTTCTGGTAGAGCATATGGATGAAGTTTTATCAACAGCTTTGGTGCAGGAGGAAGCATGA